From the genome of Streptomyces xanthophaeus:
GGCGAGTGCGTGCTTGACCCGGGTGTCGATGACGAGGAGGCGCAGGCCGGCCGCCGCGCAGTCGAAGGGGATGTGGCGCTGTTCGAGGCTGCGGGTGTCGAGGTGGAGGGCGTGTCCCTCGGTCGCGCAGGCCGAGGCCGTCTGATCCATGATCCCGCAGGGGACGCCGACGTAGGCGTTCTCGGCGCGCCGCGCGAGTGCGGCCAGTTCGGGGCGGGTGAGGGTGATCCCGTACAGGTCGGTGAGGGCCAGCCCGGTGGCCACCTCCAGGGCGGCGGAGGAGGACAGGCCGGCGCCGGCCGGTACGTCGGACCGTACGTGCAGATCGGCGCCGCCGACCGGAAGTCCGGCGTCCAGCAGGGCCCAGACGACCCCGGCGGGGTACGCGGCCCAGCTCGCGTCGCCCTGCGGAGGGCGCGCCGGATCGAGGTCGGCGAGGTCGAGGGTGACCGCGCCGGCGGGGACGTCGGCGGAGTGCACCCGCAGGATCCGGTCGGTGCGCCGGGCCACGGCCACCTCGGTGCGCTGCGGAAGGGCGAAGGGCAGGACGAAGCCGTCGTTGTAGTCGGTGTGTTCGCCGATCAGGTTGACCCGGCCGGGGGCCGCCCAGACCCCCTCGGGCGGGTACCCGTACAGCTGCCGGAATTCGTCCGCCGCCGACCCGTTCACGTGCTCGCCACCTCCCGCAGCCGCGCGGCCGCGGCCTCGGGCCGGACGTCGTTCATGTAGGCCTCCATGCCGGATTCGGTCCCGGCCAGGTACTTCAGCTTGTCCGCGGTACGGCGGATCGTAAAGAGCTCCAGGTGGAGCGCGAAGTCGGCCCGGCCCTCGCCCGCCGGGGCCTGGTGCCAGGCGGAGATGTACGGGGTCGGGTCGGGCCGGTCGAAGAGCCGGTCGAAGCGGCGCAGCAGCTCCAGGTAGACCCGGGGGAAGTCGGCGCGGGCCTCGTCGCCGAGGGCGGGCAGGTCGGGGACCCGGTGGCGCGGGTAGAGGTGGACCTCGTACGGCCAGCGCGCCGCGTAGGGCACGAAGGCGGTCCAGTGCTCCGTTTCGAGGACGACGCGGGTGCCTTCGGCGCGCTCGGCGGCCAGGACCTCCTCGAAGAGGTTGCCGCCGGTGCGCTCGCGGTGGGCGGCGACGGTGGCGAGCATCCGGGTGGTGCGCGGTGTCACGAAGGGGAAGGCGTAGATCTGGCCGTGCGGATGCGCGAGGGTGACGCCGATCTCGGTGCCGCGGTTCTCGAAGCAGTAGACCTGCTGGACGCCCTCGCGGGCGGAGAGTTCGGTGGTGCGGTCGCTCCAGGCGGCGAGGACGAGCGCGGCGCGCTCCTCGTCGAGCTCGGCGAAGGAGGTCAGGTGGTCGGGGGTGAAGCAGATGACCTCGCAGCGGCCGGTGTCGCCGGCGAGGGAGGGGAAGCGGTTCTCGAAGACGGCCACCTCGTAGTCGGGGGCCGGGATCTCGCTCGTGCGTCCCCCGGTGGACGGGCACAGCGGGCAGGCGTCGGCGGGCGGGTGGTAGGTGCGGGCCTGCCGGTGGGAGGCGATGACGACCCGGTCGCCGAGCAGCGGATCACGCCGGACCTCGGGGCCGCCCGCGGTGGCGGACGCGTCGAGCGGACGCGTGTCGGGGAAGGCGCGGGCGGCGCCGTCGCCGGTGTCGTAGTAGAAGATCTCGCGGCCGTCGGCGAGGCGGGTGCTCGTGCGCTTCACGGAAGGAACTCTCTCACTCCGGGCTGTACGGCAGCACGTGGGGCTGCTTCCGCACCTGCCGCTCCGCTCCTGAAACCACGTTTCCGGGTGAGCAGGCAGAGGTGGGGCTGCTGGCGGGCCCGCGCTGAATCGTGACCGCAGCCGGACGGCGAGAGCCGCCGCGGTTGCGGTCGACGAGCGGGAACGGCCGCGGCCGTTCCCGCTCGGCATCCGTCGGATCGACCCGCGGAGCGCGATCCGCACGCCCGGAGCCGGTTCCTGTTCCCGAGGTCAGTCGGCCCAGACGTCCCACCATTGCTGCGACTGGAAGTTCTTCTGCCACAGCTGGATGCGGGCTCCGTTGCCCACGACGTTCGCGTCGCGGTCCATGACGATGTTGCCGCCGCCGTAGAAGCGCGCGTTGTAGATCGCACGGTCGCCCGACGGGTGGGACCAGCTCTGCTGCGGGGTGTTGTTGCAGTCCCAGATCTGCACCTTGGTGCCGTTGCGGCCACCGCCGTTGAGGTCGGCGTCCAGGCACTTGCCCGGGAAGCGGTAGCTCTCCAGCGCGCCGTTGTTCCAGAGGTACCAACGCTGCTGGGCGGTGCCGTTGCACTGCCAGATCTGGACGACCGTGCCGTTGCCGCCACCGTTCGCGTCCACGTCCAGACACTGGGTGGTGGGGCGTTTGGCGAAGTCGTTGGTGATCCGCACGGGCTGGTTCAGCAGTCGCTGCGGCGCGGCGACCGTCACGCCCTGGGGCGGTGCGGCCCAGTGCACGGGCTGGGGTGCGGTCCCGGCCGGGGTTGCGGTCACACCCGTGGCATCGGCCCCGGCGGTTCCGGTCAGTGCTGCGGCGAAAGCGACGGCGGTGGCTGCGGTGACCGCCGCCGATCGGGTGATACGAGGCATGTTCCCTCCCAAGTCTGCGGGTGCATACGGGCGTTGTCGCTCCAGGCCGACGACGCCCGGCAGGTGCCGGCAAGCAGCTGAACACAGCCCGGCCCTTCTGTGGCAGAACGCCGATCCGGCCATGGAGGCCTGGACCGTCCGGAGGCGGGCCGCA
Proteins encoded in this window:
- a CDS encoding RICIN domain-containing protein, producing the protein MPRITRSAAVTAATAVAFAAALTGTAGADATGVTATPAGTAPQPVHWAAPPQGVTVAAPQRLLNQPVRITNDFAKRPTTQCLDVDANGGGNGTVVQIWQCNGTAQQRWYLWNNGALESYRFPGKCLDADLNGGGRNGTKVQIWDCNNTPQQSWSHPSGDRAIYNARFYGGGNIVMDRDANVVGNGARIQLWQKNFQSQQWWDVWAD
- the galK gene encoding galactokinase, which gives rise to MNGSAADEFRQLYGYPPEGVWAAPGRVNLIGEHTDYNDGFVLPFALPQRTEVAVARRTDRILRVHSADVPAGAVTLDLADLDPARPPQGDASWAAYPAGVVWALLDAGLPVGGADLHVRSDVPAGAGLSSSAALEVATGLALTDLYGITLTRPELAALARRAENAYVGVPCGIMDQTASACATEGHALHLDTRSLEQRHIPFDCAAAGLRLLVIDTRVKHALADGAYGRRRASCHRAAGALGLPALRDLPYEELEQALARLDDPVQRKRARHVVTENERVLKIEALLRAGRLRETGPLLTQGHLSLRDDYEVSCPELDLAVATANAAGAYGSRMTGGGFGGSALSLIDADAERSVTRAVTDAFRGAGFTPPRITTASPSPGATRLL
- the galT gene encoding galactose-1-phosphate uridylyltransferase — translated: MKRTSTRLADGREIFYYDTGDGAARAFPDTRPLDASATAGGPEVRRDPLLGDRVVIASHRQARTYHPPADACPLCPSTGGRTSEIPAPDYEVAVFENRFPSLAGDTGRCEVICFTPDHLTSFAELDEERAALVLAAWSDRTTELSAREGVQQVYCFENRGTEIGVTLAHPHGQIYAFPFVTPRTTRMLATVAAHRERTGGNLFEEVLAAERAEGTRVVLETEHWTAFVPYAARWPYEVHLYPRHRVPDLPALGDEARADFPRVYLELLRRFDRLFDRPDPTPYISAWHQAPAGEGRADFALHLELFTIRRTADKLKYLAGTESGMEAYMNDVRPEAAAARLREVAST